In one Arvicola amphibius unplaced genomic scaffold, mArvAmp1.2, whole genome shotgun sequence genomic region, the following are encoded:
- the LOC121677052 gene encoding interferon alpha-12-like — translation MARPCDFLMVLVLMSCWSTCSLGCDLNQTDKIMNETLSILLAQKKQFSLPCWKETKNFLCPLEEMDAQQIQKPQVIQVLDDMTQQSLTLFCLNKASAAWETTLLETFCNGLYDQLRELQSCRMQHVGMQEIPVKKYFERITAYLRKKKHSPCAWMVVRAEVWRAWSFSANLRKSLNKENEGTAQQLRASQPISPFAGHMERERQFPSVDTGAKEILEVHQFLLKSNLSVKNSSLLTGPPLDAVARRKLSPSL, via the exons ATGGCCAGACCCTGTGACTTCCTGATGGTCCTGGTGCTGATGAGCTGCTGGTCAACCTGCTCTCTGGGATGTGACCTGAATCAGACTGACAAAATCATGAACGAGACTCTCTCGATACTCCTGGCACAAAAGAAGCAATTCTCTCTTCCCTGTTGGAAGGAGACAAAGAACTTTCTCTGTCCCCTGGAGGAGATGGATGCCCAGCAGATCCAGAAGCCTCAAGTGATCCAGGTACTGGATGACATGACCCAGCAGAGCCTGACGCTCTTCTGCCTAAATAAGGCATCTGCTGCATGGGAGACAACACTCCTAGAGACATTCTGTAATGGCCTTTACGATCAGCTCAGGGAGCTGCAGTCCTGTCGGATGCAGCACGTGGGGATGCAGGAAATCCCTGTGAAGAAATATTTCGAGAGGATCACTGCCTacctgaggaagaagaaacacagccCCTGTGCTTGGATGGTGGTCAGAGCAGAAGTCTGGAGAGCCTGGTCTTTCTCAGCCAACTTGCGAAAAAGTTTGAACAAGGAGAATGA GGGCACAGCTCAACAGCTCAGAGCATCTCAACCCATCAGCCCCTTTGCAGGacacatggagagagaaagacaattcCCATCTGTAGATACAGGTGCCAAGGAAATCTTAGAGGTTCATCAATTCCTTCTTAAGAGTAACTTGTCAGTTAAAAATTCCTCTCTGCTGACAGGTCCTCCTCTTGATGCCGTGGCCAGGAGGAAGTTGTCACCTTCACTTTGA
- the LOC119805875 gene encoding interferon alpha-12-like has product MARPWAFLMALVLMSYWTTCFLGCDLPQTHNLSNKGALTLLAQMRRLSPLSCLKDRKDFAFPLEKVDAQQIQKAQAIPVLQELTQQVLILFSSKDSSAAWETTLLDTFCTGLHQQLRDLQACVMQQVGVQEPPLSQEDSMVAVRKYFHRITAYLRGLKHSPCAWEVVRAEVWRALSSSAKLLARLSEKKE; this is encoded by the coding sequence ATGGCCAGACCCTGGGCTTTCCTGATGGCCCTGGTGCTGATGAGCTACTGGACTACCTGCTTTCtgggatgtgacctgcctcagaCTCATAACCTCAGCAACAAGGGAGCCTTGACACTCCTGGCACAAATGAGGAGACTCTCCCCTCTGTCCTGCCTCAAGGACAGAAAGGACTTTGCATTCCCTCTGGAGAAGGTGGATGCCCAGCAGATCCAGAAGGCTCAAGCCATCCCTGTCCTGCAGGAGCTGACCCAGCAGGTCCTCATCCTCTTCAGCTCAAAGGACTCATCTGCTGCTTGGGAGACAACCCTCCTAGACACATTCTGCactggcctccaccagcagctcagggacctgcaggcCTGTGTGATGCAGCAGGTGGGGGTGCAGGAACCTCCCCTGAGCCAGGAAGACTCCATGGTGGCTGTGAGGAAATACTTCCACAGGATCACTGCCTACCTGAGAGGGCTGAAACACAGCCCCTGTGCCTGGGAGGTGGTCAGAGCAGAAGTCTGGAGAGCCCTGTCTTCCTCAGCCAAGTTGCTGGCAAGATTGAGTGAGAAGAAAGAGTAA
- the LOC119805882 gene encoding interferon alpha-12-like, with amino-acid sequence MARPWAFLMALVLMSYWTTCSLGCDLPQTHNLSNKGALTLLAQMRRLSPLSCLKDRKDFAFPLEKVDAQQIQKAQAIPVLQELTQQVLILFSSKDSSAAWETTLLDTFCTGLHQKLRDLQACVMQQVGVQEPPLSQEDSMVAVRKYFHRITAYLRGKKHSPCAWEVVRAEVWRALSSSAKLLARLSEKKE; translated from the coding sequence ATGGCCAGACCCTGGGCTTTCCTGATGGCCCTGGTGCTGATGAGCTACTGGACTACCTGCTCTCTGGGGTGTGACCTGCCTCAGACTCATAACCTCAGCAACAAGGGAGCCTTGACACTCCTGGCACAAATGAGGAGACTCTCCCCTCTGTCCTGCCTCAAGGACAGAAAGGACTTTGCATTCCCTCTGGAGAAGGTGGATGCCCAGCAGATCCAGAAGGCTCAAGCCATCCCTGTCCTGCAGGAGCTGACCCAGCAGGTACTGATCCTCTTCAGCTCAAAGGACTCATCTGCTGCTTGGGAGACAACCCTCCTAGACACATTCTGCACTGGCCTCCACCAGAagctcagggacctgcaggcCTGTGTGATGCAGCAGGTGGGGGTGCAGGAACCTCCCCTGAGCCAGGAAGACTCCATGGTGGCTGTGAGGAAATACTTCCACAGGATCACTGCCTACCTGAGAGGGAAGAAACACAGCCCCTGTGCCTGGGAGGTGGTCAGAGCAGAAGTCTGGAGAGCCCTGTCTTCCTCAGCCAAGTTGCTGGCAAGATTGAGTGAGAAGAAAGAGTAA
- the LOC121677053 gene encoding interferon alpha-12-like produces MREPVRESKQGMTETLCFLMTLVLINYWSTCSLGCDLPQTHNLSNKGALTLLAQMRRLSPLSCLKDRKDFAFPLEKVDAQQIQKAQAIPVLQELTQQVLFLFSSEDSYFAWKTTLLDTFCTGLHQQLNDLQACCLKQGGCQEIPPLAEELFGVKEIQLSSVMGAMRGCTSSTRWQCTRAHLAAISELKVKNKIIRNKIERN; encoded by the exons ATGAGAGAACCCGTCAGAGAAAGCAAGCAGGGCATGACTGAA ACCCTGTGTTTCCTGATGACCCTGGTGCTTATAAACTACTGGTCAACCTGCTCTCtgggatgtgacctgcctcagaCTCATAACCTCAGCAACAAGGGAGCCTTGACACTCCTGGCACAAATGAGGagactctcccctctctcctgtctaaaggacagaaaggactttGCATTCCCTCTGGAGAAGGTGGATGCCCAGCAGATCCAGAAGGCCCAAGCCATCCCTGTCCTGCAGGAGCTGACCCAGCAGGTCCTGTTCCTCTTCAGCTCAGAGGACTCATATTTTGCTTGGAAGACAACCCTCCTAGACACATTCTGTactggcctccaccagcagctCAATGACCTCCAAGCCTG TTGTTTAAAGCAGGGAGGATGTCAGGAAATCCCACCCCTAGCAGAGGAGCTCTTCGGGGTGAAGGAGATTCAGTTATCCTCAGTAATGGGAGCCATGAGAGGTTGCACATCGTCCACAAGGTGGCAGTGTACCCGTGCACATTTGGCAGCAATAAGTGAACTcaaggttaaaaacaaaataataaggaaTAAAATTGAGAGGAACTAG